A single genomic interval of Brevibacillus brevis harbors:
- a CDS encoding NADH-quinone oxidoreductase subunit C, with protein sequence MSDEKRKPTPEEKAAAAAEARAKAEALRKLREQEAQAPQEASPVEGAQEAKEEVSAPEAKPVSEMTPEEKAAAKKAAAAEAIAKAKAAKEQAEAASPPAKPVSEMTPEEKAAAKKAAAAEAIAKAKAAKEQAEAASPPAKPVSEMTPEEKAAAKKAAAAEALAKAKAAKEAKEAAENGANTDDSTPDADAKAKAAAAAKAKAAAAAAAKAKAAREAGGDESGDDDAKAKAAAAAKAKAAAAAAAKAKATQTTGDETPAEEAPKAPSKNQPYLDKYVSRISEAFGQEVIEASYINELGKEVPTLTIQNERWHQVAQFLRDDEQLSFEYLSDLHGVDYEDRLEVYYHFYSYKNRQSLAVKVKTSREESKVASVMDLWHGANWNERETFDLLGIHFPGHKDLRRILLPDDWVGYPLRKDYVQYDEEV encoded by the coding sequence ATGAGCGATGAGAAACGCAAGCCGACGCCAGAGGAAAAGGCCGCGGCAGCGGCTGAAGCCCGTGCCAAGGCCGAAGCATTGCGAAAATTAAGAGAACAGGAAGCGCAGGCTCCCCAAGAGGCGAGCCCAGTGGAGGGAGCTCAAGAGGCAAAAGAGGAAGTCTCTGCTCCAGAAGCTAAACCTGTGTCTGAAATGACACCTGAGGAAAAAGCCGCAGCCAAGAAAGCAGCAGCGGCTGAAGCGATTGCCAAGGCAAAAGCAGCGAAGGAACAGGCAGAGGCTGCTTCACCACCAGCAAAGCCCGTGTCTGAAATGACGCCGGAAGAAAAAGCCGCAGCCAAGAAAGCAGCAGCGGCCGAAGCGATTGCCAAGGCAAAAGCAGCGAAGGAACAGGCAGAAGCTGCTTCACCACCAGCAAAGCCCGTGTCTGAAATGACGCCGGAAGAAAAGGCAGCAGCCAAGAAAGCGGCTGCCGCAGAAGCACTAGCCAAGGCAAAAGCAGCCAAGGAAGCAAAAGAAGCCGCGGAAAATGGAGCAAATACAGATGATTCAACTCCAGATGCGGATGCCAAGGCGAAAGCCGCAGCTGCCGCAAAAGCCAAGGCTGCCGCCGCAGCAGCAGCAAAGGCAAAAGCTGCACGCGAAGCAGGTGGCGATGAATCCGGTGATGACGACGCCAAGGCGAAGGCCGCAGCTGCCGCAAAAGCCAAAGCAGCCGCCGCAGCAGCAGCGAAGGCAAAAGCAACACAAACGACTGGGGATGAGACACCGGCAGAGGAAGCTCCAAAAGCACCTTCCAAAAACCAGCCCTATCTTGATAAATACGTGTCACGAATTTCCGAAGCATTTGGACAGGAAGTCATCGAGGCTTCGTATATTAACGAGCTGGGAAAGGAAGTTCCAACTCTCACCATTCAAAACGAACGTTGGCATCAAGTTGCCCAATTTTTAAGAGATGACGAGCAATTGAGCTTTGAGTACCTGTCCGATCTTCACGGTGTCGATTACGAGGATCGCCTGGAGGTATACTACCACTTTTATTCCTACAAAAATCGCCAAAGCTTGGCAGTAAAGGTCAAAACAAGCAGAGAAGAGTCAAAAGTTGCTTCTGTAATGGACCTCTGGCATGGCGCAAATTGGAATGAAAGAGAGACTTTTGACCTTTTGGGTATTCATTTCCCGGGACATAAGGATTTACGTCGAATCCTGTTGCCGGATGATTGGGTAGGGTATCCACTGCGCAAAGATTATGTGCAATACGACGAGGAGGTTTAG